One window from the genome of Saimiri boliviensis isolate mSaiBol1 chromosome 2, mSaiBol1.pri, whole genome shotgun sequence encodes:
- the IL11RA gene encoding interleukin-11 receptor subunit alpha isoform X4: MNSSCSGLSRVLVAVATALVSASSPCPQAWGPPGVQYGQLGRSVKLCCPGVIAGDPVSWFRDGEPRLLQGPDSGLGHELVLAQADSTDEGTYICRTLDGTLGGTVILQLGYPPARPVVSCQAADYENFSCTWSPSQISGLPTRYLTSYRKKTVLGADSQRKSPSPGPWPCPQDPLGAARCVVHGAEFWSQYRINVTEMNPLGASTRLLDVSLQSILRPDPPQGLRVESVPGYPRRLRASWTYPASWPRQPHFLLKFRLQYRPAQHPAWSMVEPAGLEEVITDAVAGLPHAVRVSARDFLDAGTWSTWSPEAWGTPSTGTIPKEVPAGDQLHTQPEVEPQEDSPAPPRPSFQPHPQLLDHRDSMEQVAVLASLGVLSFLGLVAGALALGLWLRLRQSGKDGSPKPGFLAPMIPVDRRPGVPNL; this comes from the exons ATGAACAGCAGTTGCTCAGGGCTGAGCAGGGTCCTGGTGGCCGTGGCTACAGCCCTGGTGTctgcctcctccccctgcccccaggcctggGGCCCCCCAG GGGTCCAGTATGGGCAGCTGGGCAGGTCCGTGAAGCTGTGTTGTCCTGGAGTAATTGCTGG GGACCCAGTGTCCTGGTTTCGGGACGGGGAGCCAAGGCTGCTCCAGGGACCTGACTCTGGGCTAGGGCATGAACTGGTCCTGGCCCAGGCAGACAGCACTGATGAGGGTACCTACATCTGCCGGACCCTGGATGGTACCCTTGGGGGCACAGTGATCCTGCAGCTGGGCT ACCCCCCAGCCCGCCCTGTTGTCTCCTGCCAAGCAGCCGACTATGAGAACTTCTCTTGCACTTGGAGTCCCAGTCAGATCAGTGGTTTACCCACCCGCTACCTCACCTcctacag GAAGAAGACAGTCCTAGGAGCTGATAGTCAGAG GAAGAGTCCATCTCCAGGGCCCTGGCCATGTCCACAGGACCCCCTAGGGGCTGCCCGCTGTGTGGTCCATGGGGCTGAGTTCTGGAGCCAGTACCGGATTAATGTGACTGAGATGAACCCACTGGGTGCCAGCACACGCCTGCTGGATGTGAGCTTGCAGAGCATCT TGCGCCCTGACCCACCCCAGGGCCTGCGGGTAGAGTCGGTACCAGGTTATCCCCGACGCCTGCGAGCCAGCTGGACATACCCTGCCTCCTGGCCCCGCCAGCCTCACTTCCTGCTCAAGTTCCGGCTGCAGTACCGTCCGGCGCAACATCCAGCCTGGTCCATG GTGGAGCCAGCTGGACTGGAGGAGGTGATCACAGATGCTGTGGCTGGGCTGCCCCATGCTGTACGAGTCAGTGCCCGGGACTTTCTGGATGCTGGCACCTGGAGCACCTGGAGCCCTGAGGCATGGGGAACTCCGAGCACTG GGACTATACCAAAGGAGGTACCAGCTGGGGACCAGCTACATACACAGCCAGAGGTGGAGCCTCAGGAGGACAGCCCTGCTCCTCCAAGACCCTCCTTTCAGCCACATCCTCAGCTACTTG ATCACAGGGACTCTATGGAGCAGGTAGCTGTGCTGGCGTCTTTGGGAGTCCTTTCTTTCCTAGGACTGGTGGCTGGGGCCCTGGCACTGGGGCTCTG gctgaggctgagacAAAGCGGGAAGGATGGATCCCCGAAGCCTGGGTTCTTGGCCCCAATGATTCCAGTGGACAGGCGTCCAG GAGTTCCAAACCTGTAG